In Halarcobacter mediterraneus, the genomic stretch TCTTTATGCATATCATTTGAGATTTTAATAAGATATTCATTTATTTCTTCATCAAAATCAAAAAGTTTTTCATCTTTATCTTTATAAGATTCTATTAAATCTCTACAAAACAATAGTAAAGCTTCTGTTTTTATTTTAGATAGGTTCAAAATCATACACTATTTTACCAATTTTTTATTAATAAATCACTGTTAAGATTAAATTTAAGAGCTTTTAAGATAAAATATAAGAATTTTAAAAATTTTTGATTAAAAAGGAATTTATTGGAACCTATTGGTATATTAAAGGAAGGGCAAATTTATGACCTTCAAACAGCGGAAGCTTTAAACTTAAGTGGAGATGAGATTAAAGCTGATAACTCTCCTGAATCTCTTGAAATATTAAGACACTCATGTGCTCACTTAATGGCACAAGCAATTAAAGAATTATATCCTGATGCTAAATTTTTTGTTGGTCCAGTAGTAAAAGAAGGTTTCTACTATGATTTTAAGACCGAAGAAAAAATTTCAGATGAAGATTTACCTAAAATTGAAAAGAAAATGAAAGAGTTAGCAAATGCTAAACTTCCAATTCAAAGGTACGAAGCATCAAGAGAAGAAATTCAAACAAAATTTGCAAATGATGAGTTAAAACAAGCAGTGCTTTCAAATATTACCGATGATACCCTAACCTTATATAAACAAGGGGATTTTGAAGACCTTTGTAGAGGTCCACATGTTCCAAATACAAGAATGATAAGAAGCTTCAAACTAACTAGAGTTGCAGGTGCATACTTAGGTGGAAATGAAGAAAATGAAATGATTACAAGAATTTATGGTATTGCTTTTTTTGATAAAAAAGAATTAAATGATTATGTAAGAATGCTAGAAGAAGCTAAAAAAAGAGATCATAGAAAATTAGGAACAGAACTTGAACTATTTACTTTCAATGAAGATGTAGGAGCTGGACTTCCACTATGGCTACCTAATGGTTCAAGACTAAGATCGAAACTTGAGCATTTATTATATAAAGCTCATAGAATAAGAGGTTATGAGCCTGTTCGTGGTCCAGAAATGTTAAAATCTGATATGTGGAAAATTTCAGGACACTATCAAAACTACAAAGAAAACATGTATTTTACAGTTATTGATGAACAAGAATATGGAATCAAACCTATGAACTGTGTTGGTCACATTCAGATTTTCAAGAATGATCTTGTGTCATATAAAGACCTACCAAAAAAACTTTTTGAGTATGGTGTTGTACATAGACATGAAATGAGTGGTGCAATGCATGGACTATTTAGAGTAAGAGAATTTACTCAAGATGATGCACATATTTTCTGTACTCAAAATCAAGTAAAAGATGTTATTATAGAAGTTCTTGAGTTTGTTGACTCATTGATGAGATTATTTGATTTTAAATATGAGATGGAAGTTTCTACAAAACCTAAAAAAGCTATTGGAGATGATGAGTTTTGGGAGAAAACAACAAAAGGTATAATGGATGCCCTTGATTCAGAAGGTTTATCATATGGTATTGACGAAGGTGGGGGAGCTTTCTATGGACCAAAGATTGATATAAAGATATTAGATGCAATTGGAAGAAAATGGCAATGTGGGACTGTTCAAGTGGATATGAATTTACCTAGTAGATTTAATGTTGAGTATATAAATGATAAAGGTGAAAAAGAACAACCTGTTATGATTCATAGAGCAATATTAGGTTCATTTGAAAGATTTATTGGAATCTTAACAGAACACTGTGCTGGAGAATTTCCATTTGTAATTGCTCCAACACAAGTAATCTTTGTTCCAATAGCAGAAACACATGTAGCATATGCAAAACAGTTGCAAAGAGAACTTATAGAAGAGGATATGGATTCTAAAATTTATGATATGAATGAATCATTAAATAAAAGAATTAGAATGGCTGAAAAACAAAGAGTACCAATGATTGTTGTAATTGGGGATGAAGAAGTTGAAAATGAGACAATTGCTTTAAGAGATAGAAGAAAAAGAGAGCAGTCTAATTTAACTAAAGAAGAATTTATTAAAATGTTAAACGAAATTAAACTAGGGAGCAAAATTTGAGTAGAAGAGAGAAGAAATCAGAAGCAATAATGAATGAAGAAATTACTGCGAGAGAAGTTAGGTGTACGGGGGATGACGGTACAAATTATGGAATCATTTCAACAAGAGATGCACAGGGAACAGCAGATGAACTTGGACTAGATTTAGTACTTATAGCTCCAGATGCAAAACCACCTGTTGCAAAAATTATGGACTATGGTAAGTTCAAATATCAACAAGAAAAAAAGAAAAAAGAAGCTAAGAAAAAACAAAAAGTTATAGTTGTAAAAGAAGTTAAATTTTCTGTAAAAATTGCAGAGAATGATATAAACTATAAAGTTAAACATGCGATAGAATTTTTAGAAAAAGGTTACCATGTAAAATGTAGAGTATTCTTAAAAGGTCGAGAAATGGCTCATCCTGAAGCTGGTGCTGAAGTTCTTGAAAGAGTATGGCCAATGCTTGAAGAGTATGGAACAAGAGATGCTTTACCAAAGCAAGAAGGAAGATTTGTTAATATGATGGTTTTCCCAAAAGCTGAAAACAAAAAGTAAACTAAAAACACTTTTTATAAAACAGAGGTTCTACTCCCTCTGTTTCTTTTTATTTATTTAATCATAATTAAAGCTAAATTTAAGTAAAATCTCAAACTTTTTCATTGAATATGAAAATGCAAATTTATTAGAAAGGAACTGTACGATGCCAAAGATGAAATCAAACAGTGGTGCTTTAAAAAGATTTAAAGTAAAAAAGAATGGTTCTATCAAAAGAGGATCAGCTTTTAGAAGCCACATCTTAACTAAAATGAGTCAAAAAAGAAAAAGAGCTCTTAGAGGACCTCAAACTGTAGCAGCAACAGATGCAGCTAGAGTTAAAAAAATGTTATGTCAAGGATAATTGACTTAAAAAGTTAATTATTTAGTCCCTCCACAATATTATGTGGATAAGTTCGATTTTAAAATCGACACCTATTAAAAAAATATGGTAAAGAAAGGAAAAAAATGCCTAGAGTAAAAACTGGTATAGTAAGAAGAAGAAGACACAAAAAAGTTTTAAAGCAGGCTAGAGGATTTTTCTCAGGAAGAAGAAAACACTTTAGAAAAGCAAAAGAACAATTAGAACGTTCTTTAGTATATGCTTTTAGAGATAGAAGACAAAAGAAAAGAGATATTAGAAAGCTTTGGATCGTAAGAATCAATGCTGCTTGTAGATTAAATGATATTAACTACTCAAGATTCATGAATGGATTAAAACTAGCTAACATTGAGTTAGATAGAAAAATCCTAGCAGACTTTGCTATGAATGATGCAGAAGCTTTTTCAGCACTAGTTGCAAAAGCAAAAGAAGCATTAGCAGCATAATTAATAAATTTGCTAAAATATAAAAAGGGCAAAGGATTAAATTCTTTGCCCTTTTTTTATATATTAAAACTTTAAATTAAATACCTAAAGCTTCATTTACTTCAATTTTACAATTAGTTCCTTTACAATCTATATTTGCATCAAAATAAAAAACTTCTTCTACATCATACTTAGCATTTTTCAATTTAGTCCATGCTTCAATAGACCTACCACCAGCTGTACAATTAAATACAATAGTCTTATCCTTAGGAAGTTTTTCATATAAAGTTTTGGCATCAAGAGCATCAGCAGGTATATTTATAGCTGTTTTTAAATGTCCACTTAAAAACTCTTCAGGACTAGTGACATCAACAATTTGAATAAAAGATGGTACCTTATCTTCTTTTATTAATGAATATAACCATTCTCCATCAATACTTCCTTCATCAAGTCCAAGTTTTGCTCCATTCTTACTTATACTTACTTGTGAACTTACTTTATTTTGACTTATAGTTCCTGCATTTTTTGTAGTTGATAATCCAGCTTTTTTCCAGACAGGAACTCCACCTGCAAACACATTTACATCTCTGTATCCCATTGAAATAAGTTTTCTAGCAATATTATGTGACTTCAAGCACTCATATCCACCACAAAATACAATAATCTTTTCATTTTGATGAACTGGAAATCTTCCTTTTAACTTTTCTACTTGAGTATCAGGTATTGAAATAGAACCTGCAATAGTTTCACTCAAATATTTTTTATAAGGTCTTGCATCTATTAAAACAGCACTATTATTCTTTTGAGCAGCTTGAACAACTATTAAATCAACTTCTTTATAATTTCTTTTAGACCATTGGGGTTCTCCTGCTTGATATAATTTAACATTTGAATACCCCTCTTTTTTTAGCATATTCGCTACTTTAGGAGATTTAATACAATTCCAACCACCACAAAATACTAAAAGCTCTTTATCTTTTGAAACATCCTTTAATTGCCCTATATACTCTTTATAATTAGTATCTGG encodes the following:
- a CDS encoding rhodanese-like domain-containing protein, yielding MKANSIFRSLLIIGLLISSTFSSGLGNLTKASPKVKEMIKEFNLELVDYNYVKAKISKGTKSSAKVILIDARPNKKFKIGTIPTAINIPDTNYKEYIGQLKDVSKDKELLVFCGGWNCIKSPKVANMLKKEGYSNVKLYQAGEPQWSKRNYKEVDLIVVQAAQKNNSAVLIDARPYKKYLSETIAGSISIPDTQVEKLKGRFPVHQNEKIIVFCGGYECLKSHNIARKLISMGYRDVNVFAGGVPVWKKAGLSTTKNAGTISQNKVSSQVSISKNGAKLGLDEGSIDGEWLYSLIKEDKVPSFIQIVDVTSPEEFLSGHLKTAINIPADALDAKTLYEKLPKDKTIVFNCTAGGRSIEAWTKLKNAKYDVEEVFYFDANIDCKGTNCKIEVNEALGI
- the rplT gene encoding 50S ribosomal protein L20; translated protein: MPRVKTGIVRRRRHKKVLKQARGFFSGRRKHFRKAKEQLERSLVYAFRDRRQKKRDIRKLWIVRINAACRLNDINYSRFMNGLKLANIELDRKILADFAMNDAEAFSALVAKAKEALAA
- the thrS gene encoding threonine--tRNA ligase; the encoded protein is MEPIGILKEGQIYDLQTAEALNLSGDEIKADNSPESLEILRHSCAHLMAQAIKELYPDAKFFVGPVVKEGFYYDFKTEEKISDEDLPKIEKKMKELANAKLPIQRYEASREEIQTKFANDELKQAVLSNITDDTLTLYKQGDFEDLCRGPHVPNTRMIRSFKLTRVAGAYLGGNEENEMITRIYGIAFFDKKELNDYVRMLEEAKKRDHRKLGTELELFTFNEDVGAGLPLWLPNGSRLRSKLEHLLYKAHRIRGYEPVRGPEMLKSDMWKISGHYQNYKENMYFTVIDEQEYGIKPMNCVGHIQIFKNDLVSYKDLPKKLFEYGVVHRHEMSGAMHGLFRVREFTQDDAHIFCTQNQVKDVIIEVLEFVDSLMRLFDFKYEMEVSTKPKKAIGDDEFWEKTTKGIMDALDSEGLSYGIDEGGGAFYGPKIDIKILDAIGRKWQCGTVQVDMNLPSRFNVEYINDKGEKEQPVMIHRAILGSFERFIGILTEHCAGEFPFVIAPTQVIFVPIAETHVAYAKQLQRELIEEDMDSKIYDMNESLNKRIRMAEKQRVPMIVVIGDEEVENETIALRDRRKREQSNLTKEEFIKMLNEIKLGSKI
- the rpmI gene encoding 50S ribosomal protein L35 — encoded protein: MPKMKSNSGALKRFKVKKNGSIKRGSAFRSHILTKMSQKRKRALRGPQTVAATDAARVKKMLCQG
- the infC gene encoding translation initiation factor IF-3, producing MNEEITAREVRCTGDDGTNYGIISTRDAQGTADELGLDLVLIAPDAKPPVAKIMDYGKFKYQQEKKKKEAKKKQKVIVVKEVKFSVKIAENDINYKVKHAIEFLEKGYHVKCRVFLKGREMAHPEAGAEVLERVWPMLEEYGTRDALPKQEGRFVNMMVFPKAENKK